Proteins encoded in a region of the Megalops cyprinoides isolate fMegCyp1 chromosome 3, fMegCyp1.pri, whole genome shotgun sequence genome:
- the LOC118774489 gene encoding uncharacterized protein LOC118774489, translating to MSINTTAGQNISLPCVIETDEKNIAQIHWKRITAGNKEHSIAIFNPQFPPVKYEWNNVSLDIEDHSQKLRGSILQLQEVDNWASGQYMCELTIFPDGTVKRVTNLLVIDVKLSASVTWLNQSAGEGVKVMILCNSTPSADNYFLWPSKDKSSVLRNETGLFLLHEVMRESDDVYVCQPEWSLSHPLHGQNLTTQVRVCCKCDEPSHSHKGGHRL from the exons ATGTCCATTAACACTACGGCTGGCCAGAACATCAGCCTGCCATGCGTTATagagacagatgaaaaaaacatcGCCCAGATCCATTGGAAGAGGATTACAGCAGGAAATAAAGAACACAGCATTGCGATCTTCAACCCCCAGTTCCCGCCAGTAAAATATGAGTGGAACAACGTCTCTCTGGATATCGAGGATCACAGCCAGAAACTGAGGGGTTCGATCCTGCAGTTGCAGGAAGTGGACAACTGGGCCAGTGGCCAGTACATGTGTGAGCTGACAATCTTCCCTGATGGAACAGTCAAGAGGGTCACAAATCTACTGGTCATAG ACGTCAAGCTATCTGCCAGCGTGACATGGCTAAACCAGAGTGCAGGAGAGGGGGTCAAGGTGATGATCCTCTgtaacagcactccctctgcAGACAACTATTTCCTCTGGCCCTCCAAG GATAAATCATCAGTTTTAAGGAACGAGACAGGATTGTTCCTGCTGCACGAGGTGATGAGGGAAAGCGATGatgtgtatgtctgtcagcCAGAATGGTCACTGAGTCACCCTCTCCATGGACAGAACCTCACTACTCAAGTGCGAGTCTGCTGCAAGTGTGATGAAccctcacattcacacaaggG aggcCACAGACTGTGA
- the LOC118775587 gene encoding T-cell surface antigen CD2-like, giving the protein MDTVVKMTAVTVLLFGLARGSAELQQTCEYKAVGESTLISLQPPSSCKEESLTWKLNSNEFLSRKRNRVRNLIHSVNITADGSLQLKNLQMDGAGVYEAMVYDQNGRLCYNTTKPLCVMERVSKPSVSHKCSEDAVILTCNTKKSETDVTFEWSLNSQKIEGKVEKTFTVNGRPKPSDTYSCTARNKVGEEKSNDATIQCLDVQMSASVTWPNGDVREGDKVTILCTSSLHVDTFFLWRPKKSSPRMESKNGEFSLKNVEVDDSGIYTCQPQWLSGHPVFSRNATVNLLVSHREETQTEQITSGKHASFSPLNGIFYLLVSVFALVTYI; this is encoded by the exons ATGGATACTGTGGTGAAGATGACAGCGGTAACGGTCCTGCTCTTTGGCTTGGCTCGGG GGAGTGCTGAGCTCCAGCAGACCTGTGAATACAAAGCAGTGGGGGAATCCACACTGATTTCCCTGCAGCCTCCCAGCAGCTGTAAGGAGGAAAGCTTAACATGGAAATTAAACTCAAACGAATTCCTTAGCAGGAAGAGAAATCGGGTCCGCAATTTAATACACTCAGTAAATATAACTGCAGATGGTTCTCTACAACTGAAAAATCTTCAGATGGATGGAGCAGGGGTATATGAAGCCATGGTTTATGACCAGAATGGAAGGCTCTGTTACAACACAACTAAACCCCTGTGTGTGATGG AACGGGTGTCCAAGCCTTCTGTGTCACACAAATGCAGCGAGGACGCTGTGATCCTCACCTGCAACACAAAGAAATCCGAGACAGATGTAACTTTTGAGTGGAGTTTGAACAGCCAGAAAATTGAGGGGAAAGTTGAAAAAACCTTCACAGTCAATGGAAGACCTAAACCCAGTGATACATATTCATGCACAGCCAGGAATAAAGTTGGTGAAGAGAAAAGCAATGATGCAACAATACAGTGTCTTG ATGTCCAGATGTCTGCTAGTGTAACATGGCCAAATGGAGACgtgagagagggggacaagGTTACTATCCTTTGTACCAGCAGCCTTCATGTGGACACCTTCTTTCTCTGGCGACCCAAG AAGAGTTCACCCAGAATGGAGAGCAAAAATGGAGAGTTCAGTCTGAAAAATGTGGAGGTAGATGACAGTGGCATCTACACCTGTCAGCCGCAATGGTTATCTGGTCACCCAGTTTTCAGTCGTAATGCCACAGTCAATCTGCTTGTTTCCCATCgagaagaaacacagacagaacagatcACATCTGGAAAGCATgcctccttctcccctctcaATGGAATTTTTTACTTATTagtttctgtgtttgctttggtAACATACATATAG
- the LOC118775270 gene encoding T-cell surface protein tactile-like isoform X1, protein MATEGRMAAVTLLFFATFTQGLHGVSLYHMEWINATAGQSVTLPCIKEENHSYSITQMEWKKSVGHQEQKIVVFNPLFETPYKYWENVSLQLEGSRENLRGWTLKLHNVSIFDSGRYVCELTTYPHGTLTAVTHLQVTGVHLFAGVKMPNRHLREGDEVTILCNSTPPADRYSLWSSKKKMAIITSTDGRFVLHNVTRDDSDMYICKPESLRTGLSFHSHNVTVQVTVNYLDEIKCDANSNIGVAAGHNVSISCASNASQSSNYTWKKGNETVSASKVLYLPSVSSEQAGMYTLTVIVNNNVGLRRQATFNITVWSDLMPSTTAPTSTTANVRSMVTTFWRTNITTAMGKDTPGSTSPPPHFTSTAAGLWPGELQNASTTIVSTLSAADGGWGSEVNSTATTYSSRSLNGTLPPFEGNGTGVQEEGNALNPGSPTAVQNDSILTLATGYPANISTPTEIPRSDQGNSSSKRYVVFILLPVVALLLVILYLYRRHVIQRRLDLPPPFKPPPPPVKYSSVRTQEVPMTDILKR, encoded by the exons ATGGCCACTGAGGGAAGGATGGCAGCCGTCACTCTCCTGTTTTTCGCCACCTTCACCCAAG GGCTTCATGGTGTAAGCCTGTATCATATGGAATGGATCAATGCAACAGCGGGGCAGAGTGTTACCCTTCCGTGCATTAAAGAGGAAAACCACAGCTACAGCATTACTCAGATGGAGTGGAAGAAATCTGTGGGTCATCAGGAGCAAAAGATAGTGGTTTTCAACCCCTTATTTGAAACACCATACAAATACTGGGAGAACGTCTCCCTTCAGCTGGAGGGTTCTAGAGAGAATCTAAGGGGTTGGACCCTGAAGTTGCACAACGTGAGCATTTTTGACAGCGGGAGATATGTGTGTGAGCTCACCACTTACCCACATGGGACACTTACGGCCGTCACACACCTCCAAGTCACAG GTGTCCACCTGTTTGCCGGAGTGAAGATGCCAAATCGGCATttgagagagggggatgaggtAACGATCCTCTGTAACAGCACGCCCCCTGCAGACAGATACTCCCTCTGGTCCTCTAAG AAAAAGATGGCCATCATTACAAGCACGGACGGAAGGTTCGTGCTGCACAATGTCACACGAGATGACAGCGACATGTACATCTGTAAGCCTGAGAGCCTGAGAACTGGTCTGTCTTTTCACAGCCACAATGTCACCGTCCAGGTGACAGTCAACT ATcttgatgaaattaaatgtgatgCCAACAGCAATATTGGGGTTGCTGCAGGCCACAATGTCTCAATATCCTGTGCATCAAATGCATCCCAGTCCTCCAATTACACATGGAAAAAG GGCAATGAGACTGTGTCGGCGTCAAAGGTCCTGTATCTCCCgtcagtgagcagtgagcaggcTGGGATGTACACGCTGACTGTTATCGTCAACAACAATGTTGGTCTACGAAGGCAGGCCACATTTAACATAACTGTGTGGTCAG ACCTCATGCCGAGCACAACAGCTCCCACCTCCACCACAGCCAATGTGAGGAGCATGGTCACCACCTTTTGGAGGACTAACATAACCACGGCAATGGGCAAAGACACCCCGGGGAGCACCTCTCCCCCGCCGCACTTCACCTCTACAGCAGCAGGCCTCTGGCCGGGTGAACTCCAGAATGCCTCCACCACAATCGTCAGCACGCTGTCAGCAGCTGACGGTGgctgggggtcagaggtcaacagCACAGCTACCACCTACTCCAGCCGTTCATTAAACGGCACACTGCCTCCATTTGAAGGGAATGGTACAGGTGTCCAGGAAGAGGGAAATGCATTGAACCCAGGATCACCTACTGCTGTTCAAAATGACAGCATCCTCACACTTGCCACTGGATACCCAGCAAACATCAGCACCCCCACAGAGATACCCCGCTCTGACCAGG gaaacagcagcagtaaaagATATGTGGTGTTCATTTTGCTGCCTGTGGTGGCCCTGTTGTTGGTGATACTGTATCTATACAGGAGGCATGTAATCCAGCGCAG GTTGGACTTGCCTCCTCCCTTCAAGCCGCCACCACCCCCAGTGAAGTACTCCTCCGTCAGGACACAGGAGGTCCCCATGACAGACATCCTGAAGAGATAG
- the LOC118775270 gene encoding T-cell surface protein tactile-like isoform X2, protein MGHLRPSHTSKSQSISPSGVHLFAGVKMPNRHLREGDEVTILCNSTPPADRYSLWSSKKKMAIITSTDGRFVLHNVTRDDSDMYICKPESLRTGLSFHSHNVTVQVTVNYLDEIKCDANSNIGVAAGHNVSISCASNASQSSNYTWKKGNETVSASKVLYLPSVSSEQAGMYTLTVIVNNNVGLRRQATFNITVWSDLMPSTTAPTSTTANVRSMVTTFWRTNITTAMGKDTPGSTSPPPHFTSTAAGLWPGELQNASTTIVSTLSAADGGWGSEVNSTATTYSSRSLNGTLPPFEGNGTGVQEEGNALNPGSPTAVQNDSILTLATGYPANISTPTEIPRSDQGNSSSKRYVVFILLPVVALLLVILYLYRRHVIQRRLDLPPPFKPPPPPVKYSSVRTQEVPMTDILKR, encoded by the exons ATGGGACACTTACGGCCGTCACACACCTCCAAGTCACAG TCTATTTCGCCCTCAGGTGTCCACCTGTTTGCCGGAGTGAAGATGCCAAATCGGCATttgagagagggggatgaggtAACGATCCTCTGTAACAGCACGCCCCCTGCAGACAGATACTCCCTCTGGTCCTCTAAG AAAAAGATGGCCATCATTACAAGCACGGACGGAAGGTTCGTGCTGCACAATGTCACACGAGATGACAGCGACATGTACATCTGTAAGCCTGAGAGCCTGAGAACTGGTCTGTCTTTTCACAGCCACAATGTCACCGTCCAGGTGACAGTCAACT ATcttgatgaaattaaatgtgatgCCAACAGCAATATTGGGGTTGCTGCAGGCCACAATGTCTCAATATCCTGTGCATCAAATGCATCCCAGTCCTCCAATTACACATGGAAAAAG GGCAATGAGACTGTGTCGGCGTCAAAGGTCCTGTATCTCCCgtcagtgagcagtgagcaggcTGGGATGTACACGCTGACTGTTATCGTCAACAACAATGTTGGTCTACGAAGGCAGGCCACATTTAACATAACTGTGTGGTCAG ACCTCATGCCGAGCACAACAGCTCCCACCTCCACCACAGCCAATGTGAGGAGCATGGTCACCACCTTTTGGAGGACTAACATAACCACGGCAATGGGCAAAGACACCCCGGGGAGCACCTCTCCCCCGCCGCACTTCACCTCTACAGCAGCAGGCCTCTGGCCGGGTGAACTCCAGAATGCCTCCACCACAATCGTCAGCACGCTGTCAGCAGCTGACGGTGgctgggggtcagaggtcaacagCACAGCTACCACCTACTCCAGCCGTTCATTAAACGGCACACTGCCTCCATTTGAAGGGAATGGTACAGGTGTCCAGGAAGAGGGAAATGCATTGAACCCAGGATCACCTACTGCTGTTCAAAATGACAGCATCCTCACACTTGCCACTGGATACCCAGCAAACATCAGCACCCCCACAGAGATACCCCGCTCTGACCAGG gaaacagcagcagtaaaagATATGTGGTGTTCATTTTGCTGCCTGTGGTGGCCCTGTTGTTGGTGATACTGTATCTATACAGGAGGCATGTAATCCAGCGCAG GTTGGACTTGCCTCCTCCCTTCAAGCCGCCACCACCCCCAGTGAAGTACTCCTCCGTCAGGACACAGGAGGTCCCCATGACAGACATCCTGAAGAGATAG